One part of the Pseudomonadales bacterium genome encodes these proteins:
- the ilvY gene encoding HTH-type transcriptional activator IlvY, which translates to MDIKQLDLFLTMAKQLSFAKTAKACFITTAAVTRSIQRLEKEMGVQLLVRDNRNVQLTDAGRRFQRFAEQTLMQYRQLQYDLDAQSKAIGGELSVFSSVTASYSVMSFLLPEFRAKYPAVELSLLTGDQAQALDLVLQGEVNIAIAAKPERLPKGIAFKTLSFSPLHFIMPTQAGLITEQVAAMQNDMPEINPAKLPMIFPDSGLTRSRLNRWLAASKQQANIYATVSGHEAIVSMVALGLGVGLVPELVIQHSPMRDQIQIIESAPTLEPFQIGICALEQQLKLPTLQAFWDNAQPQLLQ; encoded by the coding sequence ATGGACATCAAGCAGTTAGATTTATTTTTAACAATGGCAAAGCAGCTTAGCTTCGCTAAGACCGCAAAAGCGTGTTTTATCACCACGGCGGCGGTAACGCGTTCGATTCAGCGCTTAGAGAAAGAAATGGGCGTGCAGCTGCTGGTGCGAGATAATCGCAATGTGCAGCTTACTGATGCAGGTCGACGTTTTCAGCGTTTCGCGGAACAAACCCTAATGCAATATCGCCAGTTGCAATATGACTTAGATGCACAATCCAAGGCTATCGGCGGCGAGCTAAGTGTTTTTAGCTCAGTCACGGCAAGTTACAGTGTAATGTCATTTTTGCTGCCAGAATTTAGGGCCAAGTACCCGGCCGTAGAGTTGAGCTTATTAACTGGTGATCAGGCGCAGGCTTTGGATTTAGTATTGCAGGGCGAGGTCAATATTGCGATTGCGGCAAAGCCTGAGCGATTGCCAAAAGGTATTGCGTTTAAAACCCTTAGCTTCAGTCCGCTGCATTTTATCATGCCAACGCAGGCTGGTCTTATTACTGAGCAGGTGGCAGCAATGCAGAACGATATGCCTGAAATTAACCCTGCGAAACTGCCGATGATTTTTCCCGATAGTGGCCTGACGCGGTCGCGATTAAACCGCTGGTTAGCGGCAAGCAAGCAGCAAGCTAATATTTATGCTACGGTATCCGGTCATGAGGCGATTGTTTCAATGGTGGCTTTAGGTTTGGGGGTAGGCTTAGTGCCAGAATTGGTCATACAGCACAGTCCGATGCGCGATCAAATTCAAATCATTGAGTCAGCGCCCACGCTGGAGCCGTTCCAGATAGGTATTTGTGCACTGGAGCAGCAACTTAAGCTACCGACATTGCAAGCATTCTGGGATAATGCGCAGCCTCAGTTACTGCAATAA